The genomic window GCTTGGTGAGTCTGATCTTTTTGGTGTATATATCCCAGAAGAGTACGGTGGAATGGGTTATGGAGTTTTTGAACTTTGTTTGGCGATAGAAGAACTTAGTAAAGTTTGTGGAGGGATTTCTCTTGCTTATGCAGGTACTGCGCTTGGAACCTTCCCAATACTTCTTTTTGGAAATGAAGAACAGAAAAAGAAGTATCTTCCATATATTTCAAGAGGAGAGAAAATCGCAGCCTTTGGAGTTACAGAATCTGATGCTGGTAGCGATATAACAACCCTTGCAACAACAGCAAAAAGAGAAGGTGACTATTACGTGCTTAATGGAACGAAACAGTGGATTACTAATGCTGGGGAAGCAGAAATATATGTGGTTATTGCTACAACAGATAAAACAAAAGGCGCAAGAGGAGCTACTGCTTTTATTCTTGAGAAAGGTATGGATGGTTTTACCTTTGGAAAGAAAGAGAATAAACTTGGTATTAGAGCCTCTGCAACAAGAGAACTTGTTTTTGAAAACTGTAAAGTTCCAGCAGAAAATGTTCTTGCAAGAGAAGGTATGGGATTTATGATTACCCTTAAGAATTTTGATGCAAGCCGCCCTGGTGTTGCATCTCAAGCTCTTGGAATTGCACAAGGAGCGTTTGAGGCTTCTCTTGAGTATGCACATCAGAGAAGACAGTTTGGGCAACCTGTAAGTTCTTTTCAGGCAGTTCAACATATATTGGCCGATATGGCAACACAGATAGAAGCAGCCAGAGCTTTAATTTACCAGACAG from bacterium includes these protein-coding regions:
- a CDS encoding acyl-CoA dehydrogenase family protein, which translates into the protein MDYFLTEEQLMIKELARKISNEKILPVRAEYDEKEIFPTDIVKALGESDLFGVYIPEEYGGMGYGVFELCLAIEELSKVCGGISLAYAGTALGTFPILLFGNEEQKKKYLPYISRGEKIAAFGVTESDAGSDITTLATTAKREGDYYVLNGTKQWITNAGEAEIYVVIATTDKTKGARGATAFILEKGMDGFTFGKKENKLGIRASATRELVFENCKVPAENVLAREGMGFMITLKNFDASRPGVASQALGIAQGAFEASLEYAHQRRQFGQPVSSFQAVQHILADMATQIEAARALIYQTAKMIDSGSKDFSTNSAMCKLFASDVAMKVTTDAIQVFGGYGYMKEYPVEKMFRDAKITQIYEGTNQIQRNVIGKDLIKSLSKKKN